The following DNA comes from Spirosoma linguale DSM 74.
GTTATCCCACCTGAATGAAACGCATTGAGAATGGAAATGCCGTTAGGCTGCTGACTAACCACCCCCAATCCTAGATAGTCGCGGGTGCCTACCAGCCACACTAAACCAATTAATAAGACACCCCCAATAATAGGTCTGAGATACGTTGACGGCAAATACGTCTTATAGAGACGTTGCAGTCCGTGCGTCAGTTCCGAGAAGACCAGCGCTGCCAGGCCAAATAAAGCGCCAGCCAGGGCCACTTTAGTTAGTAGCCAGCCATTCGGCACCGAAAAGGTCGGGATGGCCGTATGCGAAAAGGCAACCTGATAATGGATGTGGTGAATGCCCCAGGCCGCGCAGGTAATGTCGCCAAGAATACTGGCCATCAGACAGGGAATCAGGGCCTGATACCGCAGCTTGCCAATGGTCAGCACCTCCAGGGCAAAGACAGCCCCAGCCAGGGGAGTGCCGAATATGGCGCCAAAACCAGCGGCAATCCCACTCATCAGTAGGATGCGCAAATCGGCTTCCGAGAGCCTGAGCTGTCGGCCCAGCACCCCAGCGATACTACCCCCCATCTGAACGGCGGTGCCTTCCCGACCGGCTGAGCCGCCAAAAAGGTGGGTCAACAGCGACGTTAGCAGCACCAGGGGAGCCATACGCCCGGGTACGCCCCCGCCCGGTTGATGAATTTCATCGATGAGTAGGTTGTTCCCCCGTTCCGCATTTTTACCGCCCTTCTGATAGAGCCATAGAATCAGAACGCCAATCAATGGCAGCCCGTAGAGTAGCCAACCATGTTGCCAGCGAAGCTGGGTAACTTCGTCGAGCGCCCACAAAAAGAAAGCGCTGGTCGTACCGCTAAGCAGGGCCACCGGCAAAATCAGCAGAAACCATTTTCCTAAAAATCGCAGGAGGCTGAGGTGATCCTGAACGTAGTGAAGGGTT
Coding sequences within:
- a CDS encoding Cl- channel voltage-gated family protein (PFAM: Cl- channel voltage-gated family protein~KEGG: ppd:Ppro_0837 Cl-channel, voltage-gated family protein), producing MKTTLHYVQDHLSLLRFLGKWFLLILPVALLSGTTSAFFLWALDEVTQLRWQHGWLLYGLPLIGVLILWLYQKGGKNAERGNNLLIDEIHQPGGGVPGRMAPLVLLTSLLTHLFGGSAGREGTAVQMGGSIAGVLGRQLRLSEADLRILLMSGIAAGFGAIFGTPLAGAVFALEVLTIGKLRYQALIPCLMASILGDITCAAWGIHHIHYQVAFSHTAIPTFSVPNGWLLTKVALAGALFGLAALVFSELTHGLQRLYKTYLPSTYLRPIIGGVLLIGLVWLVGTRDYLGLGVVSQQPNGISILNAFHSGGITPWSWFWKLLFTAITLSSGFKGGEVTPLFFIGACLGNLLAGWFNAPVDLFAALGFIAIFAGASNTPLASTLMGLELFGSDNLIFFAIACFVAYFFSGHTSIYSAQRLGVTKSTGRDIVHQAPLSRIQTLRRRAFTGNRID